GGACAGAATTCAATTCTGTCCCTATAACAAATTTGCATAAAATAGAAATTTTATTTTAAACAAGGGGTTTTTAATGGAAGAAATAAATTATATCGATATTTTTGAAATCAAAAAAAAATTAAAAAGTTCTTTTATAGGCAAAAATTTATATTATGAACAAAAGGTTGATTCTACTAATACTTTAGCAAGAGATCTTGCTTCTAAAGGCGTAAAAAACGGAAGCGTGGTAATAGCGGATTATCAAGAAAAAGGCAGAGGCAGAAACGGAAAATTTTGGACGTCTCCCTGTGCCTGTAATATATACATGTCTATAATATTAAAACCTAAGATAACTCCGGAAAATGCCCAGGGCATGACGATATTGGCAGCGGTATCGGCCGCCGACGCGATTACTGAAACCGCTTCTTTAAACCCTCAGATTAAATGGCCTAATGATTTACTTATAAATTCAAAAAAAGTATGCGGTATTTTAACAGAAATGGCTACTCAAAATATGACTATA
The DNA window shown above is from Candidatus Acidulodesulfobacterium acidiphilum and carries:
- a CDS encoding biotin--[acetyl-CoA-carboxylase] ligase translates to MEEINYIDIFEIKKKLKSSFIGKNLYYEQKVDSTNTLARDLASKGVKNGSVVIADYQEKGRGRNGKFWTSPCACNIYMSIILKPKITPENAQGMTILAAVSAADAITETASLNPQIKWPNDLLINSKKVCGILTEMATQNMTIEYIIVGIGMNVNIAENDIDDNIKDIATSLLIESKKINGTNVLIDRNTLIASILNKFDKYYEMFLSTGLSSILTSYQKYFGMMGKTVEINVKDKKISGQVVGIDSKGALLLKTGENELEKVVSGEIYI